Genomic segment of Gemmatimonadaceae bacterium:
CGCGCATCTCGACGCCCGAAGGCGAGCGTTGCATCTCGACCGACGCGGGGCGCATCGAATGTCGGAAAATGCTCGAGGGTGAGCTCGGTCGCGGGCGGCCGGGTTACCTCCGCGGGCGCCTTGATTCTGCGCTCATGAAACGCGCAGCAGTCGGGCTGCAGATCAGCAGCACGGGAACTCGGCGCGATACTATAGGTGTGTTCGTGTCATCCGTTACTCCAAAGGGGCCGGCTGAGAACGCCGGCATCATCGAGGGCGACCGGATTGTCTCCATCAACGGTGTCGACCTCCGCGTTTCGTCCGCCGATGCCGAGGACAGTTACGCAAGCGGGCTGGCCACGCGGCGACTGCAGCGCGAAGTCGGCAAGCTCGCACCGGGCGCGCGAGTGAGCCTCCGCGTATGGTCCGGCGGCAGAGTACGCGACGTTCAGGTGACGGCCGGCCGCGCGTCCGACCTGACGAGAGCGAGAGCGTTTAACCTCGGTGGCTTTCCGGGTGGCACTTACATCTATAGGGACGGCTTCCCCGAAATGCTGGACATGCCGGAAATGATCGACATGCCGCCGATGCCGCCAATGGCTCCCATCGAGGCAATTCCGGCTACACCTCCGATGGTGCATCTCGCGCCAGTGCCTTCAGCGCCCCGCATGCGTGTGCGGGATTTGCCCCGTATGCGCCGCCTGGACCTCGACCATCTCCCGCGGATGAACATCGAGCAGGGAGAGCGCCTCAGGATGCTCGCGCCGCCGGGAGTTGGGCCACGTCGCATCATTCGCATCTGAGAAGTCGATCTCAGGCATCCGTGACGAAGGTTCAAAAGGATTCGGCGGATTATCCGAATAAGTTCGGATCGATTCGTACCGGCGCTCACTAGGCGAAGCGCCACTCAGAATTTTCCCGTTTGCTGTAAAACAAAAAGGGAACGGCTCGGGTGTGGACGCCAGGTTTAGGCCGGGACGATAGAATCCGGATAATCCGCCGAATCTGTTTGAACCTTCGTTCTCAGATGCCTGAGAATCCGCGAGCTAGCGCTGAGCTCCGCTCCTCAAGAAGGCGTGCTCGAAGCTCAAATACACGAACACCCCGCGACTGCCGCTGCTCGGGCCGACGCCGATCGGAATCGCGACACCAGGAACGATCTGCAGGCCCGAGTCGAAATTGAGCGCCGAGCGAAAGCCCGGTGAGATCACGAAATCATCGCTCCATTCGGTGTCGCTCTCGCCGATGACTTCCTGCGCACGATTGTAGACCGTCTCCACCATCATCTGGAAGTTCGGATTCGCCGTAACGATGAAGCTGTGCCCGAGAGTGAATCCGAATACATTCGCTCTTTCTCCCGCGATGTTACGGGCGGATGGTGAGAACGCGGCACCGGCGTTTACGTGTTGCGTCAGAAGTGGCGAGATCACGTGACTCAGAGGCAGCATTCCCTCGATGCCCGGTGCGCCCGCCCCCCGCCCCTGCTTCCAGTCGCCAGTCGGAAACGCGACGGATACTCGCGGCGATACGGCCAGTAGCGTGAGGCCGCTTCCGATCCACTGGTACCGATAATTCACGCGAACATCGCCAATCCCCGTTTCCTGCGCAAAGCGAACCACCGGCACGTCGTAGCTGAGCTGGTGGGTGATTCCGCCGAGCGGCCACTCCTGCGTAAAGGCGGCGTCGAAATCGGAGCTGCCGCGGTAGGAGCGGAAGATGCTTATGTGCTGAACGATCCCCTGTTCCTGGTTGTATGCTTCCTCGATAAGGAAGCTGTTGTCCTGGATCGCAGGGGCCTCAGGGGCCGGCGAGCTCTGCGCAGCGAGCAACGCTGGTGCGAAAGTCAGGAGCAGCACCAGATTTCGTAGCTTGGCTACCGGGAAAATAGAACTTCTTAGGCTTGGCTCCTCTGAAGTTTTGGTAGCATTAACCTTCGGTTTTTGTTTGTCCATAGCGCCTAAATTAGTGTCGCCTAACTACAGCCACAAGGCAGAAATGACCAAGTTGCAGTTCTTCGTGTTCTTCGTGTACTTCGTGGTCGCTTCCTCCCGACATGACACCTATTCCAGATGAAACGACGAAGGTAAGACTCGACAAATGGCTGTGGGCGGCGCGGTTTTACAAAACCCGCGCGCTTGCCGTCGATGCCATCGAGACCGGCAAGATCGAGGTGAACGGCGAGCGCTCCAAGCGCTCGAAGCTCGTGCAGCCCGGTGACAGAATCCGAATCCGCATGGGGCCGTACGAGCACCTGATCGCGGTCAAAGGAGTTTCCGAGAAGCGAGGCTCGGCTACGATCGCCGCGCAATTGTATGAAGAAGACCCTGAATCGAAAAAGGCCCGCGAGACGACGGCGGCGCACGTGCGGGCGATGCGGGCCAGCACCGGATACGAGAGCGGGCGGCCCACAAAAAAAGATCGGCGCGACATCGAGCGGTTGCGCCGGCGCTGAAACCATCTCTACCTGAACCTGTCTTCTCTCTGGCGGGCCCTGACTCCTGTATCCGATCCGTTCGATCCGCTGAATCCGTTTCTACATTTCGAACTGCGCCCCCAGCTCCACAACACGGTTAGGCGGAATGGAGAAATACTCCGTCACAGTGCCTGAGTTCTGCGACATGAAGATGTAAAGCTTCTTGCGCCACCTTGCGAGCCGGGACTTTCCCGAAGGGAAAAGACGCTCCCTGCCGAGGTAATAGGTCGTGTCGCGCGGGTCGGATTCGACGCCCGCCTCGCGAGCAAGCGCGAGCACCTCCGGGACATTCACTTTTTCCATGAATCCATAGCGAGCCATCACGCGCGAGAAGCCTTCCCCCAGCTCGGCAGTCGTGAGCCGCTCGTCGTTCGGGACCTCCGGAACGTTCGCCGAAAGAATGGACAGGAGGATGACGTGCTGGTGCAGCACCTTGTTGTGCCGCAGATGATGAAGCAGAACGAGCGGAGCCCCTTCCGGATTCGACGACATGAACACTGCCGTACCGGGTGCCCGGTAAGGTTTTCTCTTTGCAACGTCGCTCAGGAAGAGGTCAATCGGCAGCGAGCCCTTGGCGAGAAGCCCCTGCACGATCTTCCTGCCGCGGTTCCAGGTGGTCATCAGCGTGAAGATGATCACG
This window contains:
- a CDS encoding PDZ domain-containing protein, with translation MKSRSLIACAAALALSTEFAMAQKPSPAPAPAPKARISTPEGERCISTDAGRIECRKMLEGELGRGRPGYLRGRLDSALMKRAAVGLQISSTGTRRDTIGVFVSSVTPKGPAENAGIIEGDRIVSINGVDLRVSSADAEDSYASGLATRRLQREVGKLAPGARVSLRVWSGGRVRDVQVTAGRASDLTRARAFNLGGFPGGTYIYRDGFPEMLDMPEMIDMPPMPPMAPIEAIPATPPMVHLAPVPSAPRMRVRDLPRMRRLDLDHLPRMNIEQGERLRMLAPPGVGPRRIIRI
- a CDS encoding S4 domain-containing protein is translated as MTPIPDETTKVRLDKWLWAARFYKTRALAVDAIETGKIEVNGERSKRSKLVQPGDRIRIRMGPYEHLIAVKGVSEKRGSATIAAQLYEEDPESKKARETTAAHVRAMRASTGYESGRPTKKDRRDIERLRRR